TAAAGATTTGAAGGAATTTGAAAGCGCGATCGCGGATTTTCACCAAGCGGCACAATTGTTACGTGAACAAGGAGATAAAACAGGATATCGGTTAGTTCAGGAAACGTTGCGAACTCTGCAACAGACACCCGGAAAAGGGGGAGTTTCCCGGAAACGAAATCCTATCCGTTATCTCAAAGGGTTATTGGGGGACACGCTATTTACAATCAAGTCCTTTTTACTCAATCCCATGGGGGGACTATTACCCAGTTTTGCCCGTCTCGATGCTCAACGCGCCATGGTAGTAGGATTCATGTTGGCGGTGATTTTTGATGCTTGTTTTGTCTGGGGTATTTATGCAGGGTGGCGGGATGTAGTTTTTGTTTCCCTGGTTCCGTTAATCGGTGTGGGTATGATGCCGTTTATCATTCTAGCCGCGATGAGTGCGATCGCCCGATTAATTCGGCGTCATCCTGGTAGTTTGGCGGGGGATAGTTTTCTGGCTGGGGCGACATTGATGCCATTAACTATTTTAGCGATCGCTAATGGGATTTCGTCCAATTTGCCGAGTCAACTCATGGTGATGATCACCGTATTCACTAGCTGCTACACGATTCTGACGCTGTATAGTGGTTGCACGCAAATCGCCAATTTCTCGGAAAAGACAGCCGCGTTATTGGTTCCGGTGATGGTTTTAGTCAGTGGCTGGATTTCCTATTGGGCATTTATGGCGATGCTGGGAATGGCGTCTTTTTGAGGATGCAATCGAGACACTGTACCCAGCCGATAGTTCATTAAGTTTGTGTAAACTTACAAACTCCCTAAATAAAATAGGAAATCCTGGAAACAATTCTAGACATTATCGCCAAACGAACTAAAGCCGGACATTTTGGGCATATTTTCTAGTAATACTTTCCTTATAGTTTAGTTGAGGTTATATGAAAAGCTAATGAAGTTAAGTTAATCCGCTTGCTTTGCCAAACGTAATCACTCTACGCTAGATAACAGTACAGTTATCAGTATGCTTAAAAAGCTATGAAAAAAACCTTATTGGCAAGTTTAAGTGTAGTCTTAGGTTTAATCTTCGTTTCTGAGAATGCACAAGCCCTTACCTTGTATGCGGAAGACTTCTCTGGTCAAAACGGCAAAGGAGCAACAGGCGGAGCAGCTACAGACGTAGTTGGCGTAGATTGGTCGATTGAGTTGCATGATGCGGCTCTCTTTGACTCCAACGATTACTTCAGAGTCGAGGCTGAAGCCTTCACCGCTCGTGATACAAACGCGGGTTGTCCGAATGTAAGATGTTCTGGGGGTAATCTTAATCCCTTATTTCCAGCGTGGCTGAGTCCAGAAATCGATATTTCTGGATTTAGTAATCTGGCGTTATCGTTGGATGCGTTCGCCAGTGATGTCAGTTTTGAACACGAGGAAAATAGCCCGATTGGTCACAAAGATTACTTTATCGTGTCCTATTTACTGGATGATGTTGAATTTTTAGCGGCTGACTTAATTACCCAGTCTGGGCTTTTCACGAATCAAACGGTGAATCAAGCGATCGGTGATGGTAGTACATTACAAGTGAAAGTG
The window above is part of the Coleofasciculus chthonoplastes PCC 7420 genome. Proteins encoded here:
- a CDS encoding DnaJ domain-containing protein — protein: MLPPSQMQDYRNYYQILEISPGATQQEIKQAYRRLVRQYHPDLHPDNPDATERFRVICEAYQVLSDEVKRRQYNQEVQPQSNPPKTESMTAQDFYGRAVSKALAKNYQGAVKDCNQAISLNPNFVDAYVERGAAHYKLGNARRTLQDCNQALRINSQFAPAYYYQGRSRYRLGYSQAAIDAYTQAIAYDSTHAKAYYQRGLAHKDLKEFESAIADFHQAAQLLREQGDKTGYRLVQETLRTLQQTPGKGGVSRKRNPIRYLKGLLGDTLFTIKSFLLNPMGGLLPSFARLDAQRAMVVGFMLAVIFDACFVWGIYAGWRDVVFVSLVPLIGVGMMPFIILAAMSAIARLIRRHPGSLAGDSFLAGATLMPLTILAIANGISSNLPSQLMVMITVFTSCYTILTLYSGCTQIANFSEKTAALLVPVMVLVSGWISYWAFMAMLGMASF
- a CDS encoding PEP-CTERM sorting domain-containing protein; this encodes MKKTLLASLSVVLGLIFVSENAQALTLYAEDFSGQNGKGATGGAATDVVGVDWSIELHDAALFDSNDYFRVEAEAFTARDTNAGCPNVRCSGGNLNPLFPAWLSPEIDISGFSNLALSLDAFASDVSFEHEENSPIGHKDYFIVSYLLDDVEFLAADLITQSGLFTNQTVNQAIGDGSTLQVKVQLNTTASTELLSFDNILVTGDQINPPQSVPEPASIMGLIALTGVGIASRKRHL